In Bacillus sp. SM2101, a single window of DNA contains:
- a CDS encoding flagellar basal body rod protein — MKNVGLFIIGGIAAMVLISSLGPMVGLAINLLILYLVFKQFMKTKSTFAKFGWALIGIVILMIVGSHIPAVIGFAAAYVLYIVYKKWNASQDTIEEETDDPFVNFEKQWSEMKRYN; from the coding sequence ATGAAAAATGTTGGTTTGTTTATAATCGGTGGAATAGCTGCAATGGTGTTAATTTCATCACTTGGACCAATGGTTGGATTAGCAATTAATCTTCTCATCCTCTATTTAGTTTTCAAACAGTTTATGAAAACCAAATCTACATTCGCTAAATTCGGATGGGCGTTAATCGGTATTGTGATTCTTATGATCGTTGGGTCACACATTCCAGCTGTTATTGGTTTTGCAGCCGCTTATGTTTTATATATTGTGTATAAAAAATGGAATGCTAGTCAAGATACGATTGAAGAAGAAACAGATGATCCCTTTGTAAATTTTGAAAAACAATGGTCAGAAATGAAAAGGTATAATTAA
- a CDS encoding FMN-dependent NADH-azoreductase, whose protein sequence is MTKVLFVKGNPKQEKDSYSLRLANAFIDAYKTENPNDEIIELDLYKENIPFIDGDVLSAWGKFAAQQELTATEQEKVGRMNELTDQFIAADKVIFAAPMWNFGFPPMVKAYIDTISIAGKTFKYTENGPVGLLEDKPVVLLEARGGIYSEGPAASAQHTVSHLQTVMGFIGIQNFQTVVVEGVNFDPSNAENIFQNAANKAKEVAKTF, encoded by the coding sequence ATGACAAAAGTATTATTTGTAAAAGGAAATCCAAAACAAGAGAAAGATTCATATTCATTACGCTTAGCAAATGCTTTTATTGATGCGTATAAAACTGAAAATCCAAATGACGAGATTATTGAACTAGATCTATATAAGGAAAATATCCCTTTTATTGATGGTGATGTGTTATCTGCATGGGGGAAATTCGCAGCACAGCAAGAGCTTACTGCAACTGAACAAGAAAAAGTAGGTAGAATGAATGAGTTAACTGATCAATTTATAGCTGCTGATAAAGTGATCTTTGCTGCACCAATGTGGAATTTTGGTTTCCCACCGATGGTAAAAGCTTATATTGATACTATTTCAATTGCTGGAAAGACATTCAAATATACTGAAAATGGTCCAGTTGGGTTATTAGAAGATAAGCCAGTTGTTTTATTAGAAGCGCGCGGGGGAATTTATTCAGAAGGTCCAGCAGCAAGTGCGCAACATACTGTAAGTCATTTACAAACTGTTATGGGCTTCATAGGCATTCAGAATTTCCAAACAGTTGTAGTTGAAGGAGTTAACTTTGACCCTTCAAATGCCGAGAACATATTCCAAAATGCGGCTAACAAAGCAAAAGAAGTAGCAAAAACATTTTAA
- a CDS encoding MarR family transcriptional regulator: protein MEENKEINSALKLFVVMSKAQRSIVDVVSKDVKSYGLNTTEFGVLDLLYNKEKFPLQKIGEHILIASGSITYVVDKLEQKGLIERKGCPKDRRVTYAAITKAGVELMDDIFPKHKKVIDEIFSVLTEDEKQMMIGLWKKVGFHVSQS from the coding sequence ATGGAAGAAAATAAAGAAATTAATTCTGCACTTAAGCTATTTGTTGTAATGTCAAAAGCACAGCGTTCGATTGTAGATGTTGTTAGCAAAGATGTTAAAAGCTATGGCTTAAACACAACTGAATTTGGTGTGCTGGATTTATTATATAATAAAGAAAAATTTCCATTGCAAAAAATAGGTGAGCATATCTTAATTGCTAGTGGAAGTATAACATATGTTGTTGACAAATTAGAGCAAAAAGGGCTTATTGAACGAAAAGGTTGTCCGAAAGACCGTCGTGTAACTTATGCGGCAATAACTAAAGCTGGGGTCGAGTTAATGGACGATATATTTCCGAAACATAAAAAGGTCATTGATGAGATTTTCTCTGTGCTTACAGAAGATGAAAAACAGATGATGATTGGATTATGGAAAAAAGTAGGATTTCATGTTTCGCAGTCATAG
- a CDS encoding patatin-like phospholipase family protein, which produces MMETGLSLSGGSLRGAAHIGVLNELQFQNIDITHIAGTSAGALIAGLYACGMRPEQMEHELEDLSIRKMLDIQVGRKGWVKGKRIYEKLVQLTNGKHFSDLDIPLAIISLDLISGQLVIIKSGEVAKAIHASIAIPGIFAPVKHGNQLLVDGYILNNNPVDVVKDMGAQHITAVSIKGSKDSNPKHIFHQLSRYIGVASKYHTSQLVEKYADLIINIDLQGVARSERKSMDRYIELGKQQACGAFSSLNMNASESVANIYKQKVV; this is translated from the coding sequence ATGATGGAAACTGGTTTATCACTGAGTGGGGGCTCTTTAAGGGGAGCAGCACATATTGGAGTTCTAAATGAACTACAATTTCAAAACATAGATATTACACATATTGCTGGTACGAGTGCAGGTGCATTAATTGCAGGTTTATATGCATGCGGTATGAGACCAGAACAAATGGAACATGAGCTAGAAGATTTATCAATTAGAAAAATGTTAGATATACAAGTAGGTAGAAAAGGATGGGTAAAAGGAAAACGGATTTATGAAAAATTAGTTCAGCTTACAAATGGTAAGCACTTTTCAGATCTTGACATACCGTTAGCAATTATAAGTTTAGACCTTATTTCTGGACAGTTGGTTATTATCAAGTCAGGTGAAGTTGCTAAGGCGATTCATGCTAGTATCGCTATTCCTGGTATTTTTGCACCTGTAAAACATGGAAATCAACTTCTTGTTGATGGTTATATTTTAAATAATAATCCAGTAGATGTGGTGAAAGATATGGGAGCTCAACATATTACAGCGGTGAGCATTAAAGGATCAAAAGACAGTAACCCAAAACATATTTTTCATCAGCTTTCACGGTATATAGGAGTTGCAAGTAAATATCATACAAGCCAGCTCGTAGAGAAATATGCGGATTTAATCATTAATATTGACCTTCAAGGGGTCGCTCGCTCTGAGAGAAAGTCTATGGACAGATATATTGAATTAGGAAAGCAACAAGCATGTGGAGCTTTTTCTAGTTTAAATATGAATGCTAGTGAAAGTGTTGCTAACATTTATAAGCAAAAGGTTGTTTAA
- the liaF gene encoding cell wall-active antibiotics response protein LiaF, with the protein MFNKITTEQLSWIVVIIIAMLLLEVSFFNSGVIFSLIVSISLIYIGRKRMPKASGKILFWFGLLFTLLSVTGMMTFKLLLLVIIIFLINSFVQTKKEPTIIKPTIKEPEIIASEETLITRSPLMKNILIGQQQTPSHVYEWNDVNIQAGIGNTVIDLSYTVLPKGETIIFIRNFIGNIEVLIPYDLEVSIRHSVFIGSSTVFEVHDANMFNQVFSLQTPQYDNVDQKIKIVTSMIVGNIEVKRV; encoded by the coding sequence ATGTTTAATAAAATAACTACAGAACAGTTAAGCTGGATTGTAGTAATAATAATCGCTATGCTACTGCTAGAGGTTTCGTTTTTTAACAGTGGGGTTATTTTTTCTCTAATCGTTTCAATAAGTTTAATTTATATTGGCCGCAAACGTATGCCAAAGGCTAGTGGGAAAATTCTGTTTTGGTTTGGGTTACTTTTTACATTATTAAGTGTAACAGGTATGATGACGTTTAAACTCTTGCTGTTGGTCATCATTATTTTCTTAATTAATAGTTTCGTACAAACGAAAAAAGAACCAACAATTATAAAGCCAACAATAAAAGAACCTGAAATAATAGCTTCTGAGGAAACATTAATTACACGTTCGCCTCTCATGAAAAATATTTTAATCGGGCAACAACAAACACCGTCTCATGTATATGAATGGAACGATGTTAATATTCAAGCTGGTATTGGTAACACCGTAATAGATTTAAGTTATACTGTTCTTCCTAAGGGAGAAACAATTATCTTCATTAGAAATTTTATAGGTAATATTGAAGTTCTTATTCCATATGATTTAGAAGTTAGTATTCGCCATTCAGTTTTCATTGGTTCATCAACGGTCTTTGAAGTACATGATGCTAATATGTTTAATCAAGTATTTAGCTTACAAACTCCTCAATATGATAATGTTGATCAAAAAATAAAAATTGTTACCTCAATGATAGTCGGGAATATTGAGGTGAAGCGAGTATGA
- a CDS encoding response regulator transcription factor, with product MIKVLFVDDHEMVRIGVSSYLSAQSDIEVVGEADNGKDGVELALSLRPDIILMDLVMKEMDGIEATQVIIDQWPEAKIIIVTSFLDDEKVYPALEAGATSYLLKTSKANEIANAVRETYRGQSVLEPEVTGKMMRKMRQKNVQLLHEELTSREMEILLLMTEGKTNQEIADQLYIALKTVKAHVSNILSKLEVQDRTQAVIYAFKHSLVK from the coding sequence GTGATTAAAGTATTATTTGTTGATGATCATGAAATGGTTCGTATCGGTGTGTCATCATATTTATCTGCCCAATCAGACATAGAGGTGGTGGGTGAAGCCGATAATGGGAAAGATGGTGTTGAACTAGCACTTTCATTACGTCCAGATATCATCCTTATGGATTTAGTAATGAAGGAGATGGATGGGATAGAAGCAACTCAGGTGATCATCGATCAATGGCCAGAAGCGAAAATTATTATTGTTACGAGTTTTTTAGATGATGAAAAAGTATATCCTGCTTTAGAAGCAGGTGCAACGAGCTATTTATTAAAAACTTCAAAAGCTAATGAAATTGCTAATGCAGTGCGAGAAACGTATCGTGGGCAGTCAGTCCTTGAACCCGAAGTAACAGGGAAGATGATGCGGAAAATGCGACAAAAAAATGTTCAGCTTCTACATGAAGAACTAACAAGTAGAGAAATGGAAATTTTACTATTAATGACAGAGGGGAAAACAAATCAAGAAATTGCTGATCAGTTATATATTGCATTAAAAACGGTGAAAGCACATGTCAGTAATATTTTAAGTAAATTAGAAGTACAAGATCGAACACAAGCGGTGATTTATGCATTTAAGCACTCGTTAGTTAAGTAA
- a CDS encoding GntR family transcriptional regulator has product MEDFQANRPIYMQLVDRISHKIVRGELKPGDKLKSVREMAVESGVNPNTVQRTYSEMERVGIVETRRGQGTFVSESEERLEMLREQLKSNHIMKFIQEMTAMGFKQDEIIRDIQSFMVKENMK; this is encoded by the coding sequence ATGGAAGACTTTCAAGCAAATAGACCGATTTATATGCAATTAGTAGACCGGATTAGTCATAAGATTGTTAGGGGAGAGTTAAAACCGGGTGATAAATTAAAATCAGTTCGTGAAATGGCAGTTGAATCAGGGGTAAATCCGAATACAGTTCAACGAACTTATAGCGAAATGGAAAGGGTGGGTATTGTGGAAACGAGAAGAGGGCAAGGGACTTTTGTATCAGAAAGTGAAGAAAGGCTGGAAATGTTAAGAGAACAGCTTAAATCAAATCACATTATGAAATTCATTCAAGAAATGACTGCAATGGGATTTAAGCAAGATGAAATTATAAGAGACATCCAATCCTTTATGGTAAAGGAGAATATGAAATGA
- a CDS encoding pirin family protein: MIKKFPANSRHEMNHGWLKTHLSFSFAEYHDPENETFGPLRVLNDDVVAPLRGFGKHPHQEMEIVSIVLSGQLQHEDSQGNKATTTFGEIQRMSAGTGIYHSEVNPSSEEDVNFLQLWFFPKEQGVTPSYEKTAFDIGAMKNHLLPVVANHPDNSKVADINQDLTIYLADLESDHAITFTQDKDRKTLIFVIEGELLLNGNTTLNKRDSARIVDVTSLNIDGVGQSRFMLIDLPA; the protein is encoded by the coding sequence ATGATTAAAAAATTTCCCGCTAATTCAAGACATGAGATGAATCATGGATGGCTGAAAACGCATTTAAGTTTTTCCTTTGCGGAATATCATGACCCAGAAAATGAAACCTTTGGTCCATTACGTGTACTTAACGATGATGTTGTAGCTCCTTTACGAGGCTTTGGGAAACATCCACATCAGGAAATGGAAATCGTCTCAATCGTATTATCAGGGCAATTACAGCATGAAGATAGTCAAGGTAATAAGGCAACGACGACTTTCGGTGAAATTCAACGGATGTCAGCAGGGACTGGAATATATCACTCGGAGGTCAATCCATCAAGTGAAGAAGATGTTAACTTTTTGCAGCTTTGGTTTTTCCCGAAAGAACAAGGTGTAACTCCTTCATATGAAAAGACAGCTTTTGATATCGGAGCGATGAAGAATCATTTACTACCTGTTGTCGCTAATCATCCTGACAATAGTAAAGTAGCAGATATTAATCAAGACCTAACGATCTATTTAGCTGATTTAGAGTCAGATCACGCTATAACGTTTACACAAGATAAAGATAGAAAAACGCTCATTTTCGTCATTGAGGGAGAGTTACTTCTTAATGGAAATACAACATTAAATAAAAGAGATTCAGCACGTATTGTAGACGTAACTTCTCTAAATATAGATGGGGTTGGTCAGTCACGGTTTATGCTAATTGATTTGCCAGCATAA
- a CDS encoding sensor histidine kinase, with protein sequence MNAIQRQLIIGLSMSMVVLLVTLIGTFLVFPLPEWNVLWKKEIMEIPFVLFIVAISIIVGLLFGAISGLSWRKQLISISGMLHQMETGHKIKVDEKAPLSEIQAIHDRMDKIQRKMSEQTKLSRKLANDIVEDQEQRIQEMISQERNRLARELHDSVSQQLFAASMLMSAINEANPLSNERETKQLKMVEQMIHQSQLEMRALLLHLRPAALKGKSLQEGIEMLLVELSQKVSMSIQWKIEETPMEKGVEDHLFRILQESLSNTLRHAKATKLEVLLIQRDELIILRVVDDGIGFDVEETKAGSYGLQNMYERAIEIGGTMNIVSVKNNGTRLEVKIPILRNEGEAGD encoded by the coding sequence ATGAATGCAATCCAAAGGCAGCTGATTATTGGTTTAAGTATGTCGATGGTTGTTTTACTAGTGACATTGATTGGTACATTTCTAGTATTTCCATTACCAGAATGGAACGTTTTGTGGAAAAAAGAAATAATGGAGATACCGTTTGTACTATTTATTGTTGCCATAAGTATTATTGTTGGGCTTCTTTTTGGCGCGATCTCTGGATTATCTTGGAGAAAACAACTTATATCAATAAGTGGTATGCTTCACCAAATGGAAACTGGTCACAAAATAAAGGTAGATGAAAAAGCTCCACTCAGTGAAATTCAAGCTATTCATGATCGAATGGACAAAATACAAAGAAAGATGTCGGAACAGACGAAATTATCAAGGAAGCTAGCTAATGATATTGTGGAGGATCAAGAGCAACGAATTCAAGAAATGATTTCTCAAGAGAGGAATCGCTTAGCTCGTGAATTACATGATTCAGTTAGTCAGCAGCTATTTGCAGCATCTATGTTAATGTCTGCGATCAACGAAGCAAATCCCCTTTCAAATGAGCGTGAAACGAAACAGCTAAAAATGGTTGAACAAATGATTCATCAATCCCAGTTAGAAATGCGTGCCCTGTTACTTCATTTGAGGCCAGCTGCTCTAAAAGGGAAGTCTCTTCAAGAAGGGATTGAGATGCTATTAGTGGAATTATCTCAAAAAGTATCAATGTCGATCCAATGGAAGATTGAAGAGACACCTATGGAAAAAGGAGTGGAAGATCATCTGTTCAGAATATTACAAGAATCGTTATCAAATACTTTGCGTCATGCGAAGGCTACTAAACTTGAAGTGTTATTGATTCAAAGAGACGAACTAATTATTTTACGTGTAGTAGATGATGGAATTGGCTTTGACGTGGAAGAAACGAAAGCAGGTTCTTATGGTTTACAGAATATGTATGAACGGGCGATCGAAATAGGTGGTACGATGAATATAGTAAGTGTGAAAAATAATGGTACCCGTCTTGAAGTGAAAATACCGATATTAAGAAATGAGGGAGAAGCTGGTGATTAA
- the bcp gene encoding thioredoxin-dependent thiol peroxidase, producing the protein MSLELNQKAPDFQLLSNTGEEVKLSNYLGKNVVVYFYPKDMTPGCTTEACDFRDRHEQFTELDTVILGISPDPIERHKKFIEKHGLPFLLLVDEDHKVAEEYDVWKLKKNFGKEYMGIERSTFVIDKEGNVVKEWRKVRVKDHVESALQFIKDNLQ; encoded by the coding sequence ATGAGCTTAGAACTTAATCAAAAAGCACCTGATTTTCAACTATTATCAAATACTGGTGAAGAAGTTAAACTGTCCAATTATTTAGGCAAGAATGTTGTAGTATATTTTTATCCAAAGGACATGACACCTGGATGTACAACCGAAGCGTGTGATTTCAGGGATAGACATGAACAGTTTACTGAATTAGATACAGTAATTCTTGGGATTAGCCCGGATCCAATCGAAAGGCATAAGAAATTTATTGAAAAGCATGGATTACCTTTCTTATTACTCGTTGATGAAGACCATAAAGTTGCTGAAGAATACGATGTTTGGAAGTTGAAGAAAAACTTTGGTAAAGAGTATATGGGAATTGAAAGATCAACTTTTGTCATTGATAAAGAGGGAAATGTGGTAAAAGAATGGCGAAAAGTTAGAGTGAAAGACCATGTTGAATCAGCTCTACAATTTATAAAGGATAACTTACAATAA
- a CDS encoding PspA/IM30 family protein: MPNIISRIRNSIEADLHDALDRKEHKNPVAVLNQYLRQCEQETEKARKLLERQYTLKDEFTREYKHAKQFAEKRKRQAEIASQADEKELYDFAVQEQAQYEERAYRLNNLLTEATQQVDVLERKYEEMKHKVKDMHIRRMELMGRENITRAHHRMNKVINSNDAKNSPFTKFEEIDNYLDRLEHEVNSSYFRNTIDARIAQLEKEEKKEVN; the protein is encoded by the coding sequence ATGCCTAACATAATTTCACGTATAAGAAATAGTATTGAAGCAGATTTACATGATGCTCTTGATAGAAAAGAACATAAAAATCCTGTGGCGGTTTTAAATCAGTATTTGCGACAATGTGAGCAAGAAACAGAAAAAGCCCGCAAATTATTAGAACGTCAATATACATTAAAAGATGAATTTACTCGCGAATATAAGCATGCAAAACAATTTGCAGAAAAAAGAAAACGACAAGCTGAAATCGCTTCTCAAGCAGATGAAAAAGAATTATATGATTTTGCAGTACAAGAGCAAGCTCAATATGAAGAGCGAGCATACCGCTTAAATAATTTACTTACAGAAGCTACTCAACAAGTAGATGTCCTTGAACGAAAATATGAGGAAATGAAGCATAAGGTAAAAGATATGCACATTAGACGAATGGAGCTTATGGGTCGAGAGAATATTACTCGTGCACATCACCGTATGAACAAAGTAATAAATTCGAATGACGCAAAGAACAGCCCTTTCACTAAATTTGAAGAAATAGATAATTATCTAGATCGATTAGAACATGAAGTAAATAGTTCATATTTTAGAAACACAATTGACGCAAGGATTGCTCAATTAGAGAAGGAAGAAAAAAAAGAAGTAAATTAG
- a CDS encoding DedA family protein: MSFVEIVQNLGVVGLFISMFLEGSSLPFPGVIVVLSYGFLLNPSYVNLVVISIGMAMIYTLASFIPYLIGLKMSSIFPKKLQKGINKARCWFQKYGTWSISLSRPFGMGNYISYIAGMSEVKASVYTIHTFLGILPWSFLVLLIGKFGNEIAIRDFFKEYQIYIYSFLIVVLLIYGLYIWWKATNNTNEVKGQVQKNEMIDNEKQQNLAPALDMLVRGVREERKKEVMK, translated from the coding sequence TTGAGTTTTGTTGAAATTGTCCAAAATTTAGGAGTTGTTGGTTTATTCATCTCAATGTTTTTAGAAGGATCTTCATTACCTTTCCCTGGGGTAATAGTTGTATTATCGTATGGATTTTTATTAAACCCTAGCTATGTTAATTTGGTTGTGATTTCAATTGGCATGGCAATGATATATACATTGGCAAGCTTCATTCCTTATTTAATTGGTTTAAAGATGAGTTCTATATTTCCTAAAAAACTTCAAAAGGGGATTAACAAAGCCAGGTGTTGGTTTCAAAAGTACGGGACTTGGAGTATTTCTTTATCTAGACCATTTGGTATGGGGAATTATATTTCATATATAGCAGGAATGAGCGAAGTGAAGGCTAGCGTTTATACCATTCATACATTTTTAGGTATTTTACCATGGTCATTTTTGGTGCTATTAATAGGTAAGTTTGGGAACGAAATAGCAATAAGAGATTTTTTCAAAGAATACCAGATTTATATTTATTCATTCTTGATCGTAGTGCTGCTTATTTATGGTTTATATATATGGTGGAAGGCAACAAACAATACTAATGAAGTAAAGGGGCAAGTTCAAAAAAATGAAATGATAGACAATGAAAAACAGCAGAACTTAGCTCCGGCGTTGGATATGTTGGTTCGTGGGGTCCGTGAAGAGAGGAAAAAAGAGGTAATGAAATAA
- a CDS encoding potassium channel family protein, with product MVSFIVLLTFFCIIMSVRTIWSLKRKAHQLVSFENLFALVTIYITVLVGFGLIYTILEENGYSILKEDGQHIIGDFLTKLQTSMYFSAITLLSVGYGDITPVGGGRWIAIAEALLGYTIPAAFVVKTVIQVDKKES from the coding sequence ATGGTGAGTTTTATCGTCTTGCTTACTTTTTTTTGCATTATAATGAGTGTCAGAACGATATGGAGTTTAAAACGAAAAGCCCACCAATTAGTATCCTTTGAGAATTTGTTTGCGTTAGTTACTATTTATATAACGGTATTAGTCGGGTTTGGGTTAATCTATACGATACTTGAGGAAAATGGCTATTCAATATTAAAAGAAGACGGTCAACATATAATAGGGGATTTTCTTACTAAGCTACAAACAAGTATGTATTTCAGTGCAATAACATTATTATCTGTAGGTTATGGTGACATAACACCAGTTGGTGGCGGCAGATGGATTGCGATAGCAGAGGCATTATTAGGATACACAATACCAGCAGCCTTTGTAGTGAAGACAGTTATTCAGGTTGATAAGAAGGAGAGTTAA
- a CDS encoding galactosyldiacylglycerol synthase, with amino-acid sequence MKKVLFLPLLRMPSGHHQVSEAFIHSFNCHDQYVKTKKIDLLSHSNPPLEKFITSFYLKWIKLAPQSYEWVYKNFGYSSSKNYSLQWYELFFLRNMEKLLQEEKPDLIVATHGFPSFLVSRLKVKNKIDIPLVNVYTDFFINNVWGREGVDFHFVSSEQMKTYLIDENGLSPDKIILTGIPISEVFNGMNRQFKQKERYHILISGGSSGLGNITDFLSKVDIGETTQFSVLCGKNEKLYQDLKNSKNPYITPYPYISSREKMNDLYEDVDAIVTKPGGVTVSEALQKRLPIFIESALPGQEDFNLAYLQEKALVYKLNANTPLNQQLMDKLNNKENWEEHQRRIEEHVQSFHNPYEQLLQIMKTTNRIEVGYVG; translated from the coding sequence ATGAAAAAAGTTTTATTTTTACCATTGTTAAGAATGCCATCAGGGCATCATCAAGTTTCAGAGGCTTTCATTCATTCGTTTAATTGTCATGACCAGTATGTAAAAACGAAGAAGATAGATTTGCTTAGTCATTCAAATCCTCCTTTAGAAAAGTTTATTACTTCGTTTTACCTAAAATGGATTAAACTAGCTCCGCAATCTTATGAATGGGTTTATAAAAATTTTGGATATTCATCATCTAAAAATTATTCCTTACAGTGGTATGAGTTATTCTTTTTGAGGAATATGGAAAAACTCCTGCAGGAAGAGAAACCTGATTTAATAGTAGCTACACATGGTTTTCCATCATTTTTAGTTAGTCGTTTAAAAGTGAAAAATAAAATCGACATACCTTTAGTCAATGTTTATACTGACTTTTTTATTAATAATGTATGGGGAAGAGAAGGTGTTGATTTTCACTTTGTTTCAAGCGAACAAATGAAAACATATTTAATAGATGAAAACGGATTATCACCAGATAAAATTATATTGACTGGTATACCAATTAGTGAAGTATTCAATGGAATGAACAGGCAGTTTAAGCAAAAGGAGAGATATCATATTCTCATATCAGGTGGTAGTAGTGGTTTAGGAAATATAACAGACTTCTTGAGTAAAGTTGATATAGGAGAAACAACTCAATTTTCTGTATTATGTGGTAAAAATGAAAAACTGTATCAAGATCTCAAAAATAGCAAGAACCCCTATATTACTCCATATCCATATATCTCTTCTAGAGAAAAAATGAATGACTTATACGAAGATGTTGATGCAATTGTTACGAAACCTGGCGGAGTAACTGTCAGTGAAGCTTTGCAAAAAAGGTTACCTATCTTTATAGAATCTGCCTTACCAGGTCAAGAAGATTTTAATTTGGCATACCTACAAGAGAAAGCACTCGTGTACAAACTAAATGCTAATACCCCACTAAATCAACAACTTATGGACAAATTAAATAATAAAGAAAACTGGGAAGAACATCAACGTAGAATAGAAGAACATGTTCAAAGTTTTCATAACCCGTATGAACAACTATTGCAAATTATGAAAACGACCAACCGCATAGAGGTTGGTTACGTTGGCTAA
- a CDS encoding ABC transporter ATP-binding protein produces the protein MIELQNVTKKYIGKTALHNVSLSFPEGKIIGIIGENGSGKSTLLKLMAGLIQPSQGFVKVGNMQADRRICHVVTYLSELDDYYPFYTVKQTIEFFATQFEDFQLSKAFEIMKFMKLDPNQKVKHLSKGNRGRLKIVLSLARDVPYILMDEPFSGLDPMVRESVVKGLISFINLEKQTVIITTHEVDEVEPLLDTVVVIRDGNVVNITDVEHLHEEKNIGIVDYLKSLHEPKSS, from the coding sequence ATGATTGAATTACAAAATGTTACGAAAAAATATATCGGTAAAACAGCTTTGCATAATGTAAGTTTATCATTTCCTGAAGGTAAGATTATAGGAATTATCGGCGAGAACGGCAGTGGGAAATCCACCCTTTTGAAGTTGATGGCTGGATTAATCCAACCTTCGCAAGGCTTTGTGAAAGTAGGTAATATGCAAGCTGACAGACGAATTTGTCATGTTGTAACCTATTTATCTGAGTTAGACGATTATTATCCATTTTACACCGTCAAGCAGACAATAGAATTTTTTGCAACTCAGTTTGAAGATTTTCAGTTATCCAAAGCTTTTGAGATTATGAAGTTTATGAAGTTAGATCCAAATCAAAAGGTTAAGCATTTATCTAAAGGGAACCGAGGTCGATTAAAAATAGTATTATCTCTAGCTAGGGATGTACCTTATATATTAATGGATGAACCTTTTTCAGGGCTAGATCCTATGGTAAGAGAGTCCGTTGTCAAAGGGCTCATATCGTTTATCAATTTGGAAAAACAAACTGTCATTATAACAACTCATGAAGTGGATGAAGTTGAACCCTTACTGGATACGGTTGTTGTAATTAGAGATGGTAATGTAGTTAATATTACTGATGTTGAGCATTTACATGAGGAAAAAAATATTGGTATAGTAGATTATTTGAAAAGTTTACATGAACCTAAAAGTAGTTGA